One stretch of Rosistilla oblonga DNA includes these proteins:
- a CDS encoding 2-hydroxyacid dehydrogenase translates to MKVFVTRQIPDAGLDRIRTTCDCDVWPQPLPPSRDQLLEKSAGCDGVLTLLSDRIDAEFFDRVGPQLKVVSNFAVGYNNIDVAEAARRGIAVGNTPGVLTDATADIAVGLLLAAARRMREGIDNVTNQQWKTWEPMGFIGQDLVGKTIGIVGMGRIGAAVARRLHFGWGMSVVYTSRSDKPEIDSQLNARRVEFSQLLSESDFVSIHTDLNPATEKLFNDSAFAQMKPTSVLINTARGGIVDQDALHRALQAGTIFSAGLDVTEPEPLPESSPLRSLGNCVILPHIGSGTVASRDAMATIAADNLLAGLAGKPLPHRVDPA, encoded by the coding sequence ATGAAAGTCTTCGTTACCCGGCAGATCCCCGACGCGGGACTCGATCGCATCCGCACCACTTGCGATTGCGACGTCTGGCCCCAACCGTTGCCTCCATCCCGCGATCAACTGCTGGAAAAATCGGCCGGCTGCGATGGCGTGCTGACGCTGTTGAGCGACCGGATCGACGCGGAATTTTTCGATCGCGTTGGGCCACAACTGAAAGTCGTCAGCAATTTTGCAGTCGGTTACAACAACATCGACGTCGCCGAAGCCGCCCGCCGCGGGATCGCCGTCGGCAATACGCCCGGAGTTCTGACCGACGCGACAGCCGATATCGCCGTCGGCCTGCTGTTGGCCGCCGCTCGGCGAATGCGAGAGGGGATCGACAACGTGACCAACCAGCAGTGGAAAACCTGGGAACCGATGGGCTTCATCGGGCAGGATCTGGTTGGCAAAACGATCGGGATCGTTGGGATGGGCCGGATCGGCGCAGCGGTCGCTCGACGACTTCACTTCGGCTGGGGCATGTCGGTTGTCTATACGTCGCGCAGCGATAAACCGGAGATCGACAGCCAGTTGAACGCTCGCCGAGTCGAGTTTTCTCAGCTGCTCAGCGAAAGCGATTTCGTCTCGATCCACACCGACCTGAACCCCGCAACCGAAAAGCTGTTCAACGATTCGGCGTTTGCCCAAATGAAACCGACAAGCGTGCTGATCAATACAGCTCGCGGCGGGATCGTCGATCAAGACGCTCTCCACCGGGCGCTGCAAGCGGGAACCATCTTCTCCGCCGGGCTCGATGTGACCGAGCCCGAACCGCTGCCGGAATCGAGCCCGCTGCGATCGCTTGGCAATTGTGTGATCCTGCCCCATATCGGCAGCGGCACCGTCGCCAGCCGCGATGCGATGGCGACGATCGCTGCGGACAATCTGCTGGCCGGGCTCGCCGGCAAACCGCTCCCCCACCGCGTCGATCCCGCTTGA
- a CDS encoding PQQ-binding-like beta-propeller repeat protein, with protein MKLLLRTGLALLLMLPLHQADGEQWPGWRGPRGDGSSQETAPPTDWDGATGKNILWTKDLPGTGHGSPIVWNDKLFLVTCIEDQHDRQLLCISTATGETLWKSTVFNAPLETKHSLNSFASTTPATDGEQVVAVFLEVDGRKAPAKNVGKARNLTPGKIVVAAYDLEGRQRWLARPGVFSSVHGFCSNPVLFGDLVIINGDHDGDSFLVALDRNTGKTAWKVPRRHQTRSYATPLIREVDGADQLVLPGSMAVTSFNPRDGSTLWTVEGPTEQFVASPVYDGKHFFVTAGYPTHHVVAIRPDGHDDVSDSHVTWHSTDVRSYVPSPILAGQFLVVADDRGTANCYDTATGERFWNVRLGRKFSASPVLAAGKVFLLAEDGTMHIVQPGKEFQQIAEPQLGERAFASPAIADGRIYIRGEQRLFAIGAK; from the coding sequence ATGAAACTGCTGCTGCGAACCGGTCTCGCCCTGTTGCTGATGCTCCCCTTGCACCAAGCTGACGGCGAACAGTGGCCCGGTTGGCGCGGACCTCGCGGCGATGGCAGCAGCCAGGAGACGGCACCGCCAACCGACTGGGACGGTGCGACGGGGAAGAACATTCTTTGGACAAAGGACTTGCCCGGCACGGGGCACGGATCGCCGATCGTCTGGAACGACAAACTCTTTCTTGTCACCTGCATCGAGGACCAACACGATCGCCAACTGTTGTGCATCAGCACCGCGACGGGCGAGACGCTTTGGAAGTCGACAGTCTTTAACGCACCGTTGGAGACCAAGCATTCACTGAACAGCTTCGCCAGCACCACTCCGGCGACCGACGGCGAGCAAGTCGTTGCGGTTTTCTTAGAGGTCGATGGCCGCAAGGCTCCAGCCAAAAACGTAGGCAAGGCGCGGAACCTCACCCCCGGCAAGATCGTCGTCGCGGCGTACGATCTGGAGGGCAGACAGCGTTGGTTGGCGCGGCCGGGAGTCTTCAGCAGCGTCCATGGATTCTGCAGCAATCCCGTTCTATTTGGCGATCTGGTGATCATCAACGGCGATCACGATGGCGATTCATTCCTCGTGGCGTTGGATCGCAACACGGGGAAAACGGCATGGAAGGTTCCGCGTCGGCATCAAACACGCAGTTATGCAACGCCGCTGATCCGCGAGGTCGACGGCGCGGACCAGCTTGTGTTGCCGGGAAGCATGGCGGTTACAAGTTTTAACCCGCGCGATGGTTCGACGCTTTGGACCGTCGAAGGGCCGACCGAACAGTTTGTCGCCTCACCGGTCTACGACGGCAAACACTTCTTCGTCACCGCCGGATACCCGACGCATCACGTCGTCGCAATCCGCCCCGACGGACACGATGATGTTAGCGATTCGCATGTCACCTGGCACAGCACCGACGTTCGCAGCTATGTCCCTTCGCCGATCCTGGCGGGTCAGTTTTTAGTGGTAGCCGACGACCGTGGCACAGCAAATTGTTACGACACCGCGACGGGAGAACGCTTCTGGAATGTGCGACTGGGACGCAAGTTCAGCGCCTCGCCAGTGCTGGCTGCTGGGAAGGTCTTCCTGTTAGCCGAAGATGGCACGATGCACATCGTGCAACCGGGGAAAGAGTTCCAACAGATCGCCGAACCGCAACTGGGCGAGCGAGCGTTTGCATCGCCTGCGATCGCCGACGGACGAATCTACATCCGCGGGGAACAGCGATTGTTTGCGATCGGAGCAAAGTAG